In Streptomyces ambofaciens ATCC 23877, a single genomic region encodes these proteins:
- a CDS encoding aldo/keto reductase produces the protein MTSLRKLGSSDLEVFPLALGGNVFGWTADQDTSYAVLDAYTAAGGNFLDTADSYSAWVDGNSGGESETIVGKWLASRGNRGDVVLATKVSQHPEYPGLSAANIKAAADASLRRLGTDHIDLYYTHFDKPEVPVEEIIGALDELVRAGKVRYIAASNISAERLAASLEFSDREDLARYVALQPHYNLVSRDTYEGGLRDLAERAGLSAVPYYALASGFLTGKYRSGTAVDSPRAGGAAKHLETERGRRVLAALDEIAEAHDAPVATVALAWLAAQPTVAAPIASARTVEQLPALLGVADLSLTPDEVARLERASV, from the coding sequence ATGACTTCTCTGCGCAAGCTCGGCTCCTCGGACCTCGAGGTCTTCCCCCTCGCTCTCGGCGGCAACGTCTTCGGCTGGACCGCTGACCAGGACACCTCCTACGCCGTCCTCGACGCCTACACGGCCGCGGGCGGCAACTTCCTCGACACCGCCGACTCGTACTCCGCGTGGGTCGACGGCAACAGCGGCGGCGAGTCCGAGACCATCGTCGGCAAGTGGCTCGCCTCCCGGGGCAACCGCGGCGACGTCGTCCTCGCCACCAAGGTCAGCCAGCACCCCGAGTACCCGGGGCTGTCCGCCGCGAACATCAAGGCGGCCGCCGACGCCTCGCTGCGCCGCCTGGGCACCGACCACATCGACCTCTACTACACCCACTTCGACAAGCCCGAGGTGCCGGTGGAGGAGATCATCGGGGCGCTCGACGAGCTGGTGAGGGCGGGCAAGGTCCGGTACATCGCCGCCTCCAACATCTCCGCCGAGCGGCTCGCGGCGTCCCTGGAGTTCTCCGACCGCGAGGACCTCGCCCGGTACGTGGCGCTCCAGCCCCACTACAACCTCGTCTCGCGGGACACCTACGAGGGCGGACTGCGCGACCTCGCGGAGCGGGCCGGCCTGTCCGCCGTGCCGTACTACGCCCTCGCCTCCGGATTCCTCACCGGCAAGTACCGGTCCGGGACGGCCGTCGACAGCCCCCGGGCGGGCGGCGCGGCGAAGCACCTGGAGACCGAGCGGGGCCGACGGGTCCTGGCGGCCCTGGACGAGATCGCCGAGGCCCACGACGCCCCCGTCGCCACGGTCGCCCTGGCCTGGCTGGCCGCGCAGCCGACGGTGGCCGCCCCGATCGCGTCCGCCCGCACGGTGGAGCAGCTCCCGGCGCTGCTGGGGGTGGCGGACCTCTCGCTCACCCCGGACGAGGTGGCCCGGCTGGAGCGGGCGTCGGTCTGA
- a CDS encoding M23 family metallopeptidase: MASNRPAPEAPFVPSTHDTDTFGYDGYRTEEGPWEEWNPTADSVRPVRGRHRVAKQRGGLARSSTVLGVGVIAAVGAGGMASAQTGKPPVSISMPDLPNVGSLISDDEEPEPQGSAAPLSGIGVAATADTAEGAPDAGETLRARIMAQAEQQQAQVETKAAAEAAAAAEKKAAEAAAKAEKEAEAKAAAAKKKAEEEAAKKAEAERLAKLAEQYTLPTSSYTISSSFGQAGAYWSSGYHTGLDFAAPTGTLLKAVHSGTITSAGYEGSYGYKTVLTLDDGTEIWYAHQSSISVSVGQKVTTGDVIGRVGATGNVTGAHLHMEVHTSDGGGIDPMAWLQSKGLTP, translated from the coding sequence GTGGCGTCCAACCGGCCTGCCCCCGAGGCCCCGTTCGTGCCGAGCACGCACGACACCGACACCTTCGGCTACGACGGCTACCGCACCGAAGAGGGCCCCTGGGAGGAGTGGAATCCCACCGCGGATTCCGTTCGCCCCGTGCGCGGCCGGCACCGCGTGGCCAAGCAGCGCGGCGGACTCGCCCGCAGCTCCACCGTCCTCGGCGTCGGTGTCATAGCCGCGGTCGGCGCGGGCGGGATGGCCAGCGCGCAGACCGGCAAGCCGCCGGTGTCCATCTCCATGCCCGACCTGCCCAACGTCGGCTCGCTCATCTCGGACGACGAGGAGCCGGAGCCGCAGGGTTCCGCCGCCCCGCTCAGCGGCATCGGCGTGGCCGCGACCGCCGACACCGCGGAGGGCGCCCCCGACGCCGGTGAGACGCTGCGGGCCCGGATCATGGCGCAGGCCGAGCAGCAGCAGGCCCAGGTCGAGACCAAGGCCGCCGCCGAGGCCGCGGCCGCCGCCGAGAAGAAGGCCGCGGAAGCCGCCGCCAAGGCGGAGAAGGAGGCCGAGGCCAAGGCCGCCGCCGCCAAGAAGAAGGCGGAGGAGGAGGCCGCGAAGAAGGCCGAGGCCGAGCGGCTCGCGAAGCTGGCCGAGCAGTACACCCTGCCGACCTCCTCGTACACGATCTCCTCCAGCTTCGGCCAGGCCGGCGCCTACTGGTCCTCCGGCTACCACACCGGCCTCGACTTCGCCGCGCCCACGGGCACGCTGCTCAAGGCGGTGCACAGCGGCACCATCACGTCGGCCGGCTACGAGGGCTCGTACGGCTACAAGACGGTGCTGACCCTCGACGACGGCACCGAGATCTGGTACGCCCACCAGTCGTCCATCAGCGTCAGCGTCGGCCAGAAGGTCACCACCGGTGACGTCATCGGCCGTGTCGGTGCCACCGGCAACGTGACCGGGGCCCACCTCCACATGGAGGTCCACACCAGCGACGGCGGCGGGATCGACCCGATGGCCTGGTTGCAGAGCAAGGGCCTGACCCCCTGA